In Halapricum desulfuricans, a single window of DNA contains:
- a CDS encoding extracellular solute-binding protein, protein MPKQRSRRALLKSMTGGMVVGLAGCLGPESSVSVLSAGSLAATFEDHVGPAFKSETDITVQGEYFGSNAVMRMVEDETKHPDVVVSADATLLRDRLVGTHTDWDVEFATNVLGIGYNTDTEFGSGMAAGEHEWYDLIRETDQGDIAISNPKQDPLGYRAWQAFGLAEREHDIEGFREEVWDLVEQVAEEPQVLGGVEGGSRAGAVVYGNMARDHDIPFEPFPAAYNFADPSLADHYATAEYTFEDGTTVEGRPILYNATVLDRADAPENGRRLVEFLANNPDDVLGAAGLATADSLPRAHGTLPDGLTI, encoded by the coding sequence ATGCCGAAACAACGGTCGCGTCGGGCTCTCCTCAAATCGATGACCGGTGGTATGGTGGTCGGCCTCGCGGGCTGTCTCGGGCCTGAGTCGTCGGTCAGTGTTCTCTCCGCGGGCAGTCTCGCGGCGACGTTCGAGGATCACGTGGGGCCGGCCTTCAAGTCCGAGACCGATATCACCGTTCAGGGCGAGTATTTCGGCTCGAACGCCGTCATGCGGATGGTCGAAGACGAGACGAAACACCCCGACGTGGTCGTCAGCGCGGACGCGACGCTGCTGCGTGATCGACTCGTCGGAACACACACAGACTGGGACGTCGAGTTCGCGACGAACGTCCTCGGTATCGGCTACAACACCGACACGGAGTTCGGGTCGGGAATGGCCGCAGGCGAACATGAGTGGTACGATCTCATTCGCGAAACTGACCAAGGGGACATTGCCATCAGTAACCCCAAACAGGACCCGCTGGGATATCGCGCCTGGCAGGCGTTTGGCCTCGCCGAACGCGAGCACGACATCGAGGGGTTTCGAGAAGAGGTGTGGGACCTCGTCGAACAGGTGGCCGAAGAACCACAGGTGCTCGGCGGTGTCGAGGGGGGCTCCAGAGCGGGTGCAGTCGTCTACGGGAATATGGCCCGCGATCACGACATTCCCTTCGAGCCGTTCCCGGCGGCGTACAACTTCGCCGACCCGTCGCTCGCCGATCACTACGCGACCGCCGAGTATACGTTCGAAGACGGGACGACTGTCGAGGGGCGACCGATACTGTACAACGCGACAGTGCTCGACCGCGCGGACGCGCCCGAGAACGGCCGCAGGCTGGTCGAATTTCTCGCAAACAATCCCGACGACGTGCTCGGGGCGGCAGGACTCGCGACGGCAGATAGCCTCCCCCGCGCTCACGGAACTCTCCCGGATGGACTGACAATATGA
- a CDS encoding ABC transporter permease: MSTYTRTTWTARSTLLVPALLGGLLLVYVAVPFVAFLARTGTADVFARLVEPQARIAIRNSLLTATTSTIVATVLGVPLAYVLARRSFPGKRLLEGLIILPLVLPPVVAGAMLLTAFGRFTPIGATAYAVGIELTGSFIGIVLAQTFVAAPFVVVTARAGFGAIDERLERASRSLGYTALGTFRHVALPLARGAILAGVTLTFARAMGEFGATYMVASNPRTMPTRIWVDFINGGIDAVVPVGLALLAVTLAVLAVVQRVGRVPTVIDR, encoded by the coding sequence ATGAGTACGTACACGCGGACAACCTGGACAGCGCGCTCGACACTACTCGTGCCGGCGCTTCTGGGCGGGTTGTTGCTGGTCTACGTGGCTGTGCCGTTCGTGGCGTTTCTCGCTCGGACCGGAACGGCGGACGTCTTCGCCAGATTAGTCGAACCACAGGCACGAATAGCGATCCGAAACTCACTCCTGACGGCGACGACCTCGACGATAGTGGCAACGGTGCTGGGCGTCCCGCTGGCGTACGTCCTCGCCCGCCGATCGTTCCCCGGGAAGCGCCTGCTCGAGGGACTGATCATCCTGCCGCTGGTGTTGCCCCCGGTGGTCGCCGGCGCGATGCTCCTGACGGCGTTCGGCCGGTTCACACCGATCGGCGCGACAGCCTACGCAGTCGGGATCGAACTGACTGGCAGTTTCATCGGGATCGTCCTGGCACAGACGTTCGTCGCCGCCCCCTTCGTCGTCGTCACCGCCAGGGCCGGGTTCGGCGCGATCGACGAGCGGCTCGAACGCGCCTCGCGCTCGCTGGGGTACACGGCGCTCGGCACGTTCAGACACGTCGCGCTCCCGCTGGCCCGCGGGGCGATCCTCGCGGGAGTCACGCTCACGTTCGCCCGTGCGATGGGCGAGTTCGGCGCGACGTACATGGTCGCGTCGAACCCCCGGACGATGCCGACGCGCATCTGGGTCGACTTCATCAACGGCGGGATCGACGCCGTCGTCCCGGTCGGGCTGGCACTGCTGGCCGTGACGCTGGCGGTTCTGGCCGTCGTTCAACGAGTCGGGCGGGTTCCGACGGTGATCGATCGATGA
- a CDS encoding ABC transporter ATP-binding protein — translation MTLEVTGLTHRYGDELALEDVSFEVGAGEMVGLLGPSGCGKTTTVQTIAGHVNPTAGEIHLRGADITADPPERRDVGIVFQEPTLFPHMTVAENVAYGLRPAGVDPDERAAIVDSYLELVSLSEQREAMPAALSGGQKRRVELARALAPQPDVLLLDEPLSALDRGLRDRLREEIARIQRETNVTTLYVTHDQETAMALSDRLVVMSDGQVDGVGEPRELYESPPTPFVASFLGRSTRLPVTPPGNPGLTLESRALAGDGGTPADTGLICLARPNDLTLLDSERTETEHTLAGVVDRVTDLGTRYEVVLVLDAGGELVVETQRVQLEPGERARCTIDRTDLLLFEESSGRVGPVS, via the coding sequence ATGACGCTCGAAGTGACCGGTCTCACGCACCGATACGGGGACGAACTCGCCCTCGAAGACGTCTCTTTCGAGGTCGGTGCCGGCGAGATGGTCGGACTGCTCGGCCCGAGTGGCTGTGGCAAGACGACGACCGTCCAGACCATCGCCGGCCACGTGAACCCGACTGCTGGGGAGATACACCTGCGTGGTGCGGACATCACGGCCGACCCGCCCGAGCGAAGAGACGTGGGCATCGTCTTCCAGGAGCCGACGCTGTTTCCCCACATGACCGTCGCCGAAAACGTCGCCTACGGGCTTCGTCCGGCCGGGGTCGATCCGGACGAGCGGGCGGCGATCGTCGATAGCTATCTCGAACTCGTATCGCTGTCCGAACAGCGCGAGGCGATGCCGGCGGCGCTGTCCGGCGGGCAGAAACGACGTGTCGAACTCGCGCGGGCGCTGGCACCGCAGCCGGACGTCCTGTTGCTCGACGAGCCGCTGTCCGCACTCGATCGGGGGCTTCGAGACCGGTTGCGCGAGGAGATCGCACGGATCCAGCGCGAGACCAACGTCACGACGCTGTACGTCACGCACGATCAGGAAACGGCGATGGCGCTGTCCGACCGACTCGTCGTGATGAGCGATGGACAGGTCGACGGCGTCGGCGAACCACGGGAACTGTACGAGTCACCGCCGACGCCGTTTGTGGCCTCATTTCTCGGCCGGTCGACGCGGCTTCCGGTCACGCCGCCCGGCAACCCGGGGCTCACGCTCGAGAGCCGAGCGCTGGCCGGCGACGGTGGCACTCCTGCCGACACGGGTCTCATCTGTCTCGCCCGTCCGAACGATCTCACGCTCCTCGACAGCGAGCGGACGGAAACCGAACACACACTGGCCGGCGTCGTCGATCGCGTCACCGACCTCGGCACGCGTTACGAGGTCGTCCTCGTGCTGGATGCCGGCGGTGAGCTGGTCGTCGAAACCCAGCGCGTGCAGCTGGAGCCGGGTGAGCGGGCGCGCTGTACAATCGACAGGACGGATCTGCTGCTGTTCGAGGAGTCGTCCGGGCGTGTCGGCCCCGTGAGCTGA
- a CDS encoding methyl-accepting chemotaxis protein produces the protein MAPSLVDLYTDTLWWMMDRIGVTQSVERKVLAAVVIQFSISVTLVLVSLFFSGVVRIGLALVLLGVAVVAFINTVIITRWDMIEPIERLEEHATAIAEGDFSTDVRRLEQDDELGDLTDEFAEMQAYLHVVADQADALARQEFDAEVLDRDVPGDFGASLREMNDSLTEYTTELQEMTERLERRSDRLDDLVSAFGDAAERARDGDLTATIDEAALQLEDDAYRDVVDNYNALVTTLAETLGDVVAFAERVDTASDEVDASVAEISDASDEVARSVQEISDGAADQTDQLRTVSEAMNDLSATVEEIAASADEVAGTASTAAERGQSGQDAASEAIEELRVLETRIDETASAVEQLAEEIREIDEIVSFIDEIAAETNMLALNASIEAARAGEAGEGFGVVAEEIKGLAGETADAASDISDRIETVQATSESTVSDVEDMTEQVDTTARSVEDAVGDFEDIVSLVEEIDGGLQEISAATDDQAETATEVVDLVDEVASISEQTAAEAEDGAAAAQQQTATIETVTGAVEDLSADAATLAERLESFTVDSDPSRRGAPTRSVASPDD, from the coding sequence ATGGCACCATCACTTGTCGACCTGTATACGGACACTCTCTGGTGGATGATGGACCGGATCGGCGTCACGCAGTCAGTCGAGCGGAAGGTGCTGGCTGCGGTCGTCATCCAGTTTTCGATCTCGGTAACGCTGGTTCTCGTTTCGCTGTTTTTCAGTGGTGTGGTCCGGATCGGGCTGGCGCTCGTCCTCCTGGGTGTGGCTGTCGTGGCGTTTATCAACACGGTCATCATCACGCGCTGGGACATGATCGAACCGATCGAGCGTCTCGAAGAACACGCGACCGCCATCGCGGAGGGCGACTTCTCGACGGACGTCCGGCGACTCGAGCAGGACGACGAACTCGGCGATCTCACTGACGAGTTCGCCGAGATGCAGGCGTACCTGCACGTCGTCGCGGACCAGGCCGACGCCCTCGCTCGCCAGGAGTTCGACGCCGAGGTGCTCGATCGGGACGTGCCCGGCGATTTCGGCGCGTCGCTCCGGGAGATGAACGACAGCCTCACCGAGTACACGACGGAGCTTCAGGAGATGACCGAGCGCCTGGAGCGGCGCTCGGATCGACTCGACGACCTCGTCTCGGCGTTCGGCGACGCCGCCGAGCGTGCCCGTGACGGCGATCTGACCGCGACGATCGACGAAGCCGCCCTCCAGCTCGAAGACGACGCCTACCGGGACGTCGTCGACAACTACAACGCGCTGGTCACGACGCTCGCGGAGACGCTCGGTGACGTCGTCGCGTTCGCCGAGCGCGTCGATACCGCCAGCGACGAGGTCGATGCCAGCGTCGCGGAGATCAGCGACGCCAGCGACGAGGTCGCCCGCTCCGTCCAAGAAATCAGCGATGGAGCCGCTGATCAAACGGACCAGCTGCGTACTGTCTCGGAAGCGATGAACGACCTCTCGGCGACCGTCGAAGAGATCGCGGCCTCCGCTGATGAGGTTGCCGGCACCGCGAGTACGGCCGCCGAGCGCGGTCAGTCCGGTCAGGACGCCGCAAGCGAGGCCATCGAGGAGTTGCGCGTCCTCGAAACGCGGATCGACGAGACGGCCAGCGCCGTCGAACAGTTGGCCGAGGAGATCCGCGAGATCGACGAGATCGTCTCCTTTATCGACGAGATCGCCGCCGAGACGAACATGCTCGCGCTCAACGCCTCGATCGAGGCCGCACGCGCGGGCGAGGCTGGGGAGGGATTCGGCGTCGTCGCCGAGGAGATCAAGGGCCTCGCCGGGGAGACGGCTGACGCGGCGAGCGACATCTCCGATCGGATCGAGACCGTTCAGGCGACCTCCGAATCGACTGTCAGCGATGTCGAGGATATGACTGAGCAGGTCGATACGACGGCCCGTTCTGTCGAGGACGCTGTCGGGGACTTCGAGGACATCGTCTCGCTCGTCGAGGAGATCGACGGCGGTCTCCAGGAGATCAGTGCGGCGACGGACGATCAGGCTGAGACGGCGACCGAGGTCGTCGATCTGGTCGACGAGGTCGCTTCGATCAGCGAGCAGACAGCCGCTGAAGCAGAGGACGGCGCGGCGGCGGCCCAACAGCAGACGGCGACCATCGAGACGGTCACCGGCGCTGTCGAGGACCTGTCGGCCGACGCCGCCACGCTCGCCGAGCGCCTCGAATCGTTCACCGTCGATTCGGACCCCAGTCGCCGCGGGGCACCGACGCGGTCTGTGGCGAGTCCCGACGACTGA
- the gltB gene encoding glutamate synthase large subunit produces MTRNSTHGAQGQHCCGPGSDARANCGVGVVMDLDDGGGSWVVQDALELLENLEHRGTTGAEENTGDGAGIKLRIPHAFFSDIVDTALPEPGAYAVGTVFFPTANEERDRLMDIVEEQLADEGLDVLAWRRVPTNNDGLGATALESEPDVWQVFVESATGRTGDAFGRQLYVARRVLENHVAQADLPGSDRFYVVSLDHETVDYKGLLKAEQLPDYYPDLTDERVESTFAMVHARFSTNTLGAWHLAHPYRRIVHNGEFNTIRGNINWMRARETDLATDAFDDVTPGEGSAIEKLLPVIDDPDQSDTASVDNALELLLQSGRDLPHALRLLIPEAWRHEDNDLSRARREFYDYHASLVEPWDGPALVAATDGDRVGAVLDRNGLRPARYDVLENGTLVMASEAGALDYEPEEIRERGRLQPGQCFLADPEEGRVIPDEEVFDDLVDEKYGEWVENEQVRLSDLTGEEYDTRHGVDELRNQQALFGYTYDEVDHLLEPMAESGKDPVGSMGDDTPLSVLAQHNRPLASYFKQLFAQVTNPPLDYIREEIVTSLETRIGNQRNLLAETPAHARQLVADSPILTDAETAAIKSLDANGLSSRALDTTFDPDSDLETAVEDLRDAATDAARAGTDVLVLSDAAAGDDRIPIPSLLAVGGVHHHLVRNGLRNRVGLVVESADPRTVHQHATLVGYGADAINPYLAYRTIEDLVAGPEGADRREAIEAYVTALEDGLLKTMAKMGISTLESYQGAQIFEAVGLASDFVAEYFEGTTTRTEGIGIDELDGDLRDRFAVAFEGDADMERQGEFEFRSGGIHHQWNPETTGKLQQAVRAGDYDTYREFAAAINEQDETLQTLRGLLEFETDARESIPIEAVEPVEEIVTRFETAAMSLGSLSPEAHENLAKAMNRIGAHSNTGEGGEPPERFHTETESKTKQVASGRFGVTSAYLSAAEELQIKMAQGSKPGEGGHLPGEKVNEMIAEVRHATPGVGLISPPPLHDIYSIEDLKQLIHDLKASNPEADVNVKLVAEDGIGTIAAGVAKANADVVHISGRSGGTGASPKTSIKNAGLPWELGLAEANRTLRATGLRSRIKVTTDGGLKTGRDVAVAALLGAEGYAFGTAPLVTEGCVMARQCHQNTCPVGVATQKEELRERFPGEPDHVINYMTFVARELREIMAELGFAELDEMIGRVELLSQREDVDHPKAKRLDLSAITEPPVESDDRIKTREQTHDVDDQLDWGLLEEIGDAIEAGEPVALAGAVDNVDRAVGATISSRVSRAHGPDGLPEDTIQLDFDGTAGQSFGAFLASGVTMRLTGSGNDYVGKGLSGGKLIVDTPEGAAYDPAENVVVGNVALYGATGGEMYVNGRGGERFAVRNSGVKGVVEGVGDHGCEYMTGGAIAVLGETGKNFAAGMSGGIAYVYDPEGTLAERANAGMVTLSDQLDPADRRLLRRLLENHAEYTDSARAKELLADWESALGAFVRVLPEAYAEAIEARPDADVRSDLPAPAAADVDSESGEFPASTDD; encoded by the coding sequence ATGACCCGAAATAGCACACACGGCGCACAGGGGCAACACTGCTGTGGGCCGGGGTCCGACGCACGCGCTAACTGCGGCGTCGGGGTCGTCATGGACCTCGACGACGGCGGCGGCTCGTGGGTCGTACAGGACGCACTGGAGCTGCTCGAGAACCTCGAACACCGGGGTACGACCGGGGCAGAGGAAAACACCGGCGACGGGGCCGGGATCAAGCTCCGGATTCCGCACGCGTTCTTCAGCGACATCGTCGACACGGCACTGCCCGAACCGGGCGCGTACGCGGTCGGGACGGTCTTCTTTCCGACGGCGAACGAAGAACGAGACCGCCTCATGGACATCGTCGAGGAACAACTCGCCGACGAGGGGCTGGACGTGCTGGCATGGCGGCGGGTCCCGACGAACAACGACGGACTGGGCGCGACGGCGCTGGAAAGCGAGCCGGACGTCTGGCAGGTCTTCGTCGAGTCCGCGACGGGCCGGACCGGCGACGCGTTCGGTCGACAGCTGTACGTCGCCCGTCGCGTGCTGGAAAACCACGTCGCGCAAGCAGACCTCCCGGGCAGCGACCGGTTTTACGTCGTCTCGCTCGATCACGAGACCGTCGACTACAAGGGCCTGCTGAAGGCCGAACAGTTGCCCGACTACTACCCCGATCTCACCGACGAGCGCGTCGAGTCGACGTTCGCGATGGTCCACGCCCGGTTCTCGACGAACACGCTCGGCGCGTGGCATCTCGCCCATCCCTACCGGCGGATCGTCCACAACGGCGAGTTCAACACCATCCGGGGCAACATCAACTGGATGCGCGCCCGCGAGACCGATCTCGCGACCGACGCGTTCGACGACGTGACGCCCGGAGAGGGGTCGGCGATCGAGAAACTCCTGCCGGTGATCGACGACCCCGACCAGTCCGACACTGCAAGCGTCGACAACGCTCTGGAACTGCTCCTGCAATCGGGACGGGACCTCCCGCACGCGCTTCGGCTGTTGATTCCCGAGGCCTGGCGACACGAGGACAACGACCTCTCCCGGGCGCGTCGGGAATTCTACGACTACCACGCGTCGCTGGTCGAACCCTGGGACGGGCCGGCACTCGTCGCCGCGACCGACGGCGACCGTGTCGGGGCCGTGCTCGATCGCAACGGGCTGCGACCCGCTCGCTACGATGTGCTCGAAAACGGGACGCTGGTGATGGCGAGCGAGGCCGGCGCGCTCGATTACGAGCCCGAGGAGATCCGCGAACGCGGCCGTCTCCAGCCCGGACAGTGTTTCCTCGCCGATCCCGAGGAGGGGCGGGTCATACCTGACGAGGAGGTCTTCGACGACCTCGTCGACGAAAAGTACGGCGAGTGGGTCGAAAACGAGCAGGTACGACTGTCCGATCTCACGGGCGAGGAATACGACACCCGCCACGGGGTCGACGAACTTCGCAACCAGCAGGCGCTGTTCGGGTACACCTACGACGAGGTCGATCACCTGCTCGAGCCGATGGCCGAGTCCGGTAAGGACCCGGTCGGTTCGATGGGCGACGACACGCCGCTGTCGGTGCTCGCCCAGCACAACCGGCCGCTGGCCAGCTACTTCAAGCAGCTGTTCGCACAGGTGACGAACCCGCCGCTGGACTACATCCGCGAGGAGATCGTCACCTCCCTGGAGACCCGCATCGGCAACCAGCGAAACCTGCTTGCGGAGACCCCGGCCCACGCCCGCCAGCTGGTCGCCGACTCGCCGATCCTCACTGACGCCGAAACGGCCGCGATCAAGTCACTCGACGCCAACGGTCTGTCGTCGCGGGCGCTCGACACCACGTTCGATCCCGACAGCGATCTGGAGACGGCGGTCGAAGACCTCCGGGACGCGGCGACCGACGCGGCCCGGGCCGGGACGGACGTGCTCGTGCTCTCGGACGCGGCCGCCGGCGACGACCGGATACCGATTCCGAGTTTACTCGCGGTCGGCGGCGTTCACCACCACCTCGTTCGCAACGGACTGCGAAACCGGGTCGGGCTGGTCGTCGAGTCGGCCGACCCCCGGACGGTCCACCAGCACGCGACGCTGGTCGGCTACGGTGCGGACGCGATCAACCCCTACCTCGCCTACCGGACGATCGAGGATCTGGTCGCCGGACCGGAAGGAGCCGATCGGCGGGAGGCGATCGAGGCGTACGTTACGGCGCTTGAAGACGGTCTGCTCAAGACGATGGCCAAGATGGGCATCTCGACGCTTGAGAGCTATCAGGGCGCACAGATCTTCGAGGCCGTCGGACTGGCCTCGGACTTCGTCGCCGAGTACTTCGAGGGGACGACTACCCGCACCGAAGGGATTGGAATCGACGAACTGGACGGCGATCTTCGCGATCGGTTTGCGGTCGCCTTCGAGGGGGACGCCGACATGGAGCGCCAGGGCGAGTTCGAGTTCCGCTCCGGGGGGATCCACCACCAGTGGAACCCCGAGACGACGGGCAAACTCCAGCAGGCCGTCCGGGCGGGCGACTACGACACGTACCGGGAGTTCGCCGCCGCGATCAACGAACAGGACGAGACGCTGCAGACCCTGCGCGGCTTGCTGGAGTTCGAGACTGACGCCCGCGAGTCGATCCCGATCGAGGCGGTCGAACCGGTCGAGGAGATCGTTACGCGCTTCGAGACGGCGGCGATGTCGCTGGGCTCGCTCTCGCCGGAGGCCCACGAGAACCTCGCGAAGGCGATGAACCGCATCGGCGCACACTCGAACACCGGCGAGGGCGGCGAGCCGCCGGAACGGTTCCACACCGAGACCGAATCGAAGACCAAGCAGGTCGCCTCCGGCCGGTTCGGCGTCACCTCGGCGTACCTCTCAGCGGCCGAGGAGCTCCAGATCAAGATGGCTCAGGGGTCGAAACCCGGAGAGGGCGGCCATCTCCCGGGCGAGAAAGTCAACGAGATGATCGCGGAGGTCCGTCACGCGACGCCGGGGGTCGGGCTCATCTCGCCGCCGCCCCTGCACGACATCTACTCCATCGAAGACCTCAAACAGTTGATCCACGACCTCAAGGCGAGCAACCCCGAGGCGGACGTCAACGTCAAGCTCGTCGCCGAGGACGGCATCGGGACCATCGCGGCCGGCGTCGCGAAGGCCAACGCCGACGTGGTTCACATCTCGGGTCGCTCGGGCGGCACCGGCGCCTCGCCAAAGACGTCGATCAAGAACGCCGGCCTGCCCTGGGAACTCGGGCTCGCGGAGGCCAACCGCACTCTCCGGGCGACGGGACTGCGCTCGCGGATCAAGGTCACGACCGACGGCGGACTCAAGACCGGGCGCGACGTGGCCGTCGCGGCGTTGCTCGGCGCGGAGGGCTACGCCTTCGGGACTGCGCCGCTCGTCACGGAGGGCTGTGTGATGGCCCGGCAGTGTCACCAGAACACCTGTCCGGTCGGCGTGGCGACCCAGAAAGAGGAGCTCCGCGAGCGCTTCCCCGGCGAGCCCGACCACGTCATCAACTACATGACCTTCGTCGCTCGGGAGCTCCGGGAGATCATGGCCGAGCTCGGCTTCGCCGAACTGGACGAGATGATCGGCCGCGTCGAGTTGCTCTCCCAGCGCGAGGACGTCGATCACCCGAAGGCAAAGAGGCTCGACCTCTCGGCGATCACCGAACCGCCCGTCGAGAGCGACGACCGGATCAAGACCCGCGAGCAGACCCACGACGTCGACGACCAGCTCGACTGGGGGCTACTCGAGGAGATCGGCGACGCGATCGAGGCTGGCGAGCCGGTCGCGCTGGCCGGGGCCGTCGACAACGTCGACCGGGCGGTCGGGGCGACGATCTCGAGCCGCGTCTCCCGGGCGCACGGACCGGACGGGCTGCCCGAGGACACGATCCAGCTCGATTTCGACGGGACCGCCGGACAGAGCTTCGGCGCGTTCCTCGCCAGTGGCGTGACGATGCGGCTGACCGGATCCGGCAACGATTACGTCGGCAAGGGTCTGTCGGGCGGCAAGCTCATCGTCGACACGCCGGAGGGTGCGGCCTACGACCCCGCCGAGAACGTCGTCGTCGGTAACGTCGCGCTGTACGGCGCGACCGGTGGTGAGATGTACGTCAACGGTCGGGGCGGCGAGCGCTTCGCCGTCCGCAACTCCGGGGTGAAAGGCGTCGTCGAGGGCGTCGGCGACCACGGCTGTGAGTACATGACCGGCGGCGCGATCGCCGTGCTCGGCGAGACGGGCAAGAACTTCGCCGCGGGGATGTCCGGCGGCATCGCGTACGTCTACGATCCCGAGGGGACGCTCGCCGAGCGGGCCAACGCGGGGATGGTCACGCTGTCCGATCAGCTCGATCCCGCGGACCGTCGGCTGCTCCGGCGACTCCTCGAGAATCACGCCGAATACACCGACTCGGCACGCGCGAAGGAACTCCTCGCGGACTGGGAGTCGGCACTCGGGGCGTTCGTTCGCGTGCTCCCGGAGGCGTACGCCGAAGCCATCGAAGCACGACCCGACGCCGACGTCCGGTCCGATCTGCCTGCGCCGGCGGCTGCCGACGTCGACTCGGAGTCCGGCGAATTCCCGGCCTCGACCGACGACTGA
- a CDS encoding helix-turn-helix domain-containing protein: MPRAKLTLTVPEEVWLGELARLYPDATFRVLAALSDDVDAGVGLAEVVAEDTSAVLSKMAGYEDVTDIDRLQEEDGKVLIRFRTTMPLLLFPARDSGIPLEMPFEISDGEAVWEVTAPQDRLSALGEQLDQFDIGYTVDYIHQHVTEEPLLTDRQRRLVVEAVEAGYYDTPRESSLTELAEEVDIAKSTASETLHRAEEQIVKEYVTQLESE, from the coding sequence ATGCCACGGGCGAAGCTCACGCTGACGGTGCCGGAGGAGGTGTGGCTGGGCGAACTCGCTCGCCTGTACCCGGACGCGACGTTCAGAGTGCTCGCGGCGCTGAGCGACGACGTCGACGCCGGGGTCGGGCTCGCGGAGGTCGTCGCCGAGGACACGTCGGCGGTGCTCTCGAAGATGGCGGGCTACGAGGACGTGACCGACATCGACCGCCTGCAGGAAGAGGACGGGAAGGTCCTCATCCGGTTCCGGACGACGATGCCGCTGTTGCTCTTCCCGGCCCGCGACTCGGGGATCCCGCTGGAGATGCCCTTCGAAATCAGCGACGGCGAGGCCGTCTGGGAGGTGACGGCTCCGCAGGACCGGCTGTCGGCACTGGGCGAGCAACTGGATCAGTTCGACATCGGCTACACGGTCGATTACATCCACCAGCACGTCACCGAGGAACCGCTGTTGACCGACCGCCAGCGCCGACTCGTCGTCGAGGCCGTCGAGGCCGGCTACTACGACACGCCGCGCGAGAGCTCGCTGACCGAACTGGCGGAGGAAGTCGACATCGCGAAATCGACCGCCAGCGAGACGCTCCACCGCGCCGAGGAACAGATCGTCAAGGAGTACGTCACGCAACTCGAATCTGAGTAG
- a CDS encoding VOC family protein has protein sequence MTDPTPGIHHVTCIASDPQRNLDFWVETLGLRLVKRSVNQDDPGTYHFFFADAEGTPGTSMTFFPWKDLPAGQAGAGQASRTAFRVPEGSLEYWERRFEDRGVEHGDRFERSVDAGERADASGDGRSETVLPFRDPDGLALELVAVPIPDDDPTVPWTGFVPEDAAIRGFHSVTLALSDPDPTAGLLRTMGFDELGSVMSTASDSDSRRFAATGPVGTYVDLVRTTDRGRQGHGTVHHVAFQTPTDDDQLAMRSAVREAGLNPTRQIDRHWFRSVYFRAFGGVLFELATSDPGYTSDEPLESLGERLVLPGEFETRRDEIESELADVTVPRPEADGS, from the coding sequence ATGACAGATCCGACGCCCGGCATCCACCACGTCACCTGCATCGCGAGCGATCCCCAGCGGAACCTCGACTTCTGGGTCGAGACGCTCGGCCTCCGGCTGGTCAAGCGCTCGGTCAACCAGGACGATCCCGGAACGTATCATTTCTTTTTCGCCGACGCCGAGGGCACGCCCGGCACGAGCATGACGTTTTTCCCGTGGAAGGACCTCCCGGCCGGTCAGGCCGGTGCCGGACAGGCCTCCCGGACGGCGTTTCGCGTCCCGGAAGGAAGCCTCGAGTACTGGGAGCGACGCTTCGAGGACCGCGGCGTCGAACACGGCGATCGGTTCGAGCGATCCGTCGACGCGGGCGAGAGGGCCGACGCGAGTGGCGACGGCCGCAGCGAGACCGTCCTGCCGTTCCGCGATCCGGACGGGCTGGCGCTCGAACTGGTCGCCGTGCCGATCCCCGACGACGACCCGACCGTGCCGTGGACGGGCTTCGTTCCCGAAGACGCGGCGATCCGGGGCTTTCACTCGGTGACGCTGGCGCTGTCCGACCCCGACCCGACGGCCGGACTCCTCCGGACGATGGGGTTCGACGAACTGGGATCGGTCATGTCCACAGCGAGCGACTCAGATAGCAGGCGGTTCGCGGCGACGGGTCCCGTCGGGACGTACGTCGACCTCGTCCGGACGACCGACCGCGGGCGGCAGGGCCACGGGACGGTCCATCACGTCGCCTTCCAGACGCCGACCGACGACGACCAGCTGGCGATGCGGTCGGCCGTCCGGGAGGCCGGGCTGAACCCGACCAGACAGATCGACCGCCACTGGTTCCGGTCGGTGTACTTCCGGGCGTTCGGCGGCGTCCTCTTCGAGTTAGCGACCAGCGATCCGGGTTACACCAGCGACGAACCGCTCGAGTCGCTGGGCGAGCGACTCGTCCTCCCCGGCGAGTTCGAAACGCGACGCGACGAGATCGAGTCGGAACTGGCCGACGTGACTGTGCCGCGTCCGGAAGCAGACGGATCGTAG